ACGCTGGTTCTGTGGGAAGCGCAGTTCGGTGACTTCGTGAACGGCGCACAGGTCGTGATTGACCAGTTTATTTCATCCGCTGAAACCAAATGGTTGCGCATGTCCGGTCTGGTCATGTTGTTGCCGCACGGGTTCGAAGGGCAGGGGCCGGAACATTCCTCCGCGCGCATGGAACGTTTCCTGCAAAACTGTGCGGAAGATAACTGGCAGGTGGCAAACTGCACCACCCCGGCCAACTATTTCCACATCCTGCGCCGCCAGATGGTTCGTGATTTCCGCAAGCCGCTGATTATCATGACGCCGAAATCATTGCTGCGTCATAAATTGGCGGTGTCACCGGCATCCATGATGACGGGACAATCCACATTCCACCGTATTCTGTGGGATGATGCGATGGACCAGATGAACAAGCCGAAGGACATCAAGCGCGTGATCATCTGCTCGGGCAAGGTGTACTACGACCTGTTTGAAGAGCGTGAAAAGCGCGGTCAGAAAGACGTGATCATCCTGCGTCTGGAACAATTCTACCCGTTCCCGGCGAAAGCCTTGGGCGAAGAATTGTCCAAATATCCGAACGCCGAAGTGATCTGGTGCCAGGAAGAGCCGTATAACCAAGGCGGCTGGCACTTCGTTGATCGCCGGATCGAAGATGTCTTGAAATCCATCAAACACAAATCCAGCCGTCCGCGTTACGCCGGACGCCCAGAGGCTGCCGCCCCGGCCACAGGCTTGATGAAGCGTCACAACGCGGAACTGGCCAAGTTTTTGGATGAGGCCCTCAAAGGCTAAATTTGACAGAATCTGTCCTTTTGGCGTAAAAACCCCTCTCGTGAAAACGGAGGGGTTTTTGCTCGATTTCCTGAAAATTCCCAAGGCCCGCGCGGTCTTGGATGATGGCACGGTTGAAGATGTCGTTCTGCCCACCGCACTGGCGCGGGTGGATGCGGTGGCCTATGACCCGGACCGGCATAAGGGGAAATTGCATTGCCCATCCTGTGACGTGAAGGTCCATTTCAATCGTGGCAGTGCCGTGATGTGTGGTGGCACGATGCAGGGGCAACGCCCGCATTTCAAAACCAATCCGGGCAATCCGCATGATCCGTCCTGTGCCTACATCGTCACCTATGATGATGTCGAGCATGAAGAGGTGGATCGCACACGCGGTTATCGCATTCACCTGAATCTTGCGGCGCTGTCGACATTGTTTAATGAACGCGCGCGTCATTACCAACGTGCGGATGGGCGTCGCATTGTGACGGATGATCCGCGTCTGGTCGGCCGGGAATCGCTGGCCGTGCAATCGGCATCTGATCTGATTACGCGGCTTTTAAAAAACGGCGACCCGGCACGCATTCGTGATTCCGTTGTGGTGCAGGGGAAACATATCCTGCCGTGGAATCAGTTTTTTATTCGTCATTCATCGGATGGCAAAGATAACACGCGTTTTCACGCCTTGACCGAACGTTTGTTGGGTATGAATAAAGGGGCGCGCGTTCCCGTGTTGATGGAGATACGGGCCGATCAGCCGGCGCAATGGAATCAACGTGGCGATGCGGGTGTGATGGATTCGCAAAAATTCTTCTGGCGCCGCAGTGATGGCGGAGCCGAATTTATCGCGCCGCGTTTATATCTTGATCCGCCGGCACATGGAAAAATGGCCGCTGAAACGGCGCATTTGTTACAGGCGATTACAAGCGAAGCGGGGGCGTATCTGGTGATGGGCTTTGCGCGCTTGCATACCTATCAAACACGCACTGGACTTTTGCATGCGTTGAATATCAGCGTCAGCGATGAAAGCCAGATTGCGCGCGTTGAACTGCGTAATCTGCGCAAGAAGGTGGCGGCACCCGCGCTTGCGCCTAAGCCGGACTAAAAACCTTTAGCCCGACAATTCCTGCCACGATCATGGCAATGCAGGCTAGGCGCAGCGCCGTGGCCGGGTCACCGAACAGGATAATGCCCAAAATGGCGGTGCCCACGGACCCGATTCCTGTCCACACGGCATAGGCGGTTCCAATCGGTAAATCCCGTACGGCCAGACCCAACAGGACGATGCTGACCGTCATGGCGATCAAGGTCAGGACGCTGGGGACCAGAACGGTAAAGCCCTGCGTGTATTTCAGGCCGATGGCCCAGCCGATTTCAAATAATCCCGCCAAACTCAGTAAAATCCATGCCATGTCATGCTCCATCCATAAGGGCTGGAATCAGTATAGCCTGTCCATGGGGTGGGGGTAGCCCTTGTCGCTGATATTACGAAAATAAAATGCTCGAAACTGCATAAAAACCCCTGTGTTCACTGTTGACGCTGGGGGCTGTTCGGGCCAAATTAAGCCCGTCCAACATCTTCTTATAAAGGCGTTTTTTAACATGGCTCAAATCAAAGTCCCGACGCTGGGTGAATCCGTGACCGAGGCCACTGTGGCCCAATGGCTGAAGAAGGAAGGCGATGTCGTCGCCGCCGATGAGCCGATCGTGGAGCTGGAAACCGACAAGGTGACATTGGAAGTCAACGCACCGTCCGCTGGCGTGTTGGTCAGCATCGGTGTGAAGTCGGGTGAGACGGTTGGTGTTGGTGCCATTCTGGGCGAAATCGCTAATGATGCGGGTGCAAAACCGTCCGCGCCTGCGGCTGCTGCGCCAGCACCGGCTGCGACCCAGGCTGCAGCCCCTGCACCTGCGAAAACGGAAGAGCACAAACTGTCCCCGGCGGTTCAGAAAATGACCGCGGACAACGCCATCAACCCGGCCAGCGTAGAAGGCACGGGCAAAGATGGCCGCATCACCAAGGGTGACGTGATCAACCATATCGAGACCGCCCGCGCACCGAATGCCGTGACGTCCGCCGTTCAAGCTGCACCGCGCGCCATTGGCCCGCGTGAAGAACGTGTGAAAATGACCCGTCTGCGTCAGCGTATCGCGCAGCGTTTGAAAGAGGCCCAAAACAATGCCGCCATGCTGACCACCTTTAACGAGGTGGATATGACGGCCGTGATGGAACTGCGCAACCTGTACAAGGACCAGTTCGAGAAGAAACACGGCGTGAAGCTGGGCTTTATGTCCTTCTTCGTAAAGGCGGCTGTGAACGCCCTGAAAGAATTGCCGGCCGTGAACGCGGAAATTTCCGGTGATGAAATCATCTACAAAAACTACTACGACATTGGTGTGGCTGTTTCCACGCCGCAGGGTCTGGTGGTTCCGGTTGTGCGTGATTGCGAAGAAAAATCCATGGCGACGATTGAATCTGAAATCGGTGCCCTGGGTCTGCGCGCACGTGATGGAAAAATCACGCTGGAAGAAATGACGGGCGGCACGTTCACCATCACCAACGGTGGTGTGTTCGGGTCCCTGATGTCCACGCCGATTTTGAACCCGCCGCAATCCGGTATTCTGGGCATGCACAAAATCCAGCAACGCCCGATGGTGATGCCCGATGGTTCGATCAAGGCCCGCCCGATGATGTATCTGGCGCTGTCCTATGATCACCGCATCATTGACGGCCGTGAAGCGGTGACCTTCCTGGTCCGTATCAAGGACGCACTGGAAGATCCGCAACGTTTGCTGCTGGATATCTAAGGATCAACAAAAAACCCGCCGGATGGCGGGTTTTTTATTATTTCCATTCCACGGCGGTTACGATGTCGTGATCGGTCAGAAGTTTCAGGGCATCCAACCCATTTTGATCCCGGGCGTGGGTGATATCCCCGATCAGCAATTGCGTCTGTCCGCCGCCAACCATGTTCACGAATTCACGCGGGCTGGGCACAATCGCGCTGTACACATAGCCGGGCATAATGCGCAGGCCCAGCCGGGATGCGTTCATCAACAAACGATTGATCGGTTCCAGTATGAAATTGTATTTCCCGCCCGGTGCCGCACGCGGATGATCGTCATGGGTGTAACCGATTGTGATATGGTCGCGGGCGCTCAGCACATAAACGCCTTTCCCGGTGGGGTCTTCGGCCACAACAACGGCAAAACGTTCATTGATATAATGCGGGCGTTCGGCGGCGATGACTTCAGTAAAAAATCCCGTATCGGCCTTGCGGCGGAATTTTGTAACGCGGATCGGGTTATCGTTTTCTGGGATGAAGTCATCCGGCATCTCCAAAATCGGCGTCAGGATTTTATCCTTGCGCCGCACTTCGTACACGCTGATCCCGGCTTTTTTGCAAATTTCCAGCGACATGGCTTGAAACTCATCACCGCGACGTTCGGCAAAATCCTTCTCAAACCCTTTGTGGTCGATAAAGATTTTTTTGATCCCGGCTTCGGCGATATTCTTGGCGCAGTTGGGGCAAATGGGGTCGGTGACGTAAATGCTACCCCCCTCTGTCCGCGGCGCGCGCAGAAGGCACGCGGTTTCCGCGTGAATGGTGCCGCTGCTGTTGCCGATGCGTGTGCCTTCATCCAACCCCGCCTGAATCGGCTCCGGCCAGAAATTGGTGGCGGCGGTCGCAAACGGATTGCCATTGTGGTCGATGCCCGATACGGCGGCGGCGATCTTGTTGGTGGGGTGGGGGCTGGAATTCACAACTTCAACCGCCATCTGCATCATGGCAAATGGGTCGGGTTGGTTGGTCTGGGCCTGCGGACGCTTAAAAATCATGTTTTTTATCAGTCTACTAACTGTCTGGTCCGTCCCATCAGACGGGATAGAAGAATACAGAAAATCGGGCTGAAATGCCAATTTTTCGATTTTTCGGCGAATTTCCCTAATTTTCTTGACTCTTTTGGTCCTAATTCCTTATGAAAGGCCTAGGTTTGACCCAGCGTAATACGGAGATGTGAATGCCCGTTGATCAGGTGCTCGAAGATCACGTTAAACCCTATATTCTCGAGCGCTTTAAAGATGCTGACATGATCCTGCTCTGCGGTTCGCAAGCCCGCGTGCTGAATCAAGGTGGTGCGCTTGATGCGTCCGTCGCGCCGAAAAAAAATTCCGATTACGATTTTATCCTTCTCTATCCTGAACTTCCCGAAAAATACCCTGCGGCCTTGTTTGCCTCCGGCTGGATCGATGTGCCGGGCCATGGCGAGCGGGTCAGTATCGATATGAAGATCATGGATTACGATTATCTGGCCGTTCACGCCCAACACACACGCGAATTGCGCCGCTTCCCGTTCCTGTTCGATATGTTGAAAGATGCATACCCCATTCAAGACGTGAATGGGGTATTGCCAACTTTACGCCAGGAAGCTGTCCGTTTGTTGAATGCAGGTCCGTTGCCATTGGGGCCGACGCAAATCAATGAAATGCGGTCGCAATTGAACAACCTGTCCATGGCGTTGAACCAACCACATTCCAATGTGGGACAAAAGATGGTGGCGGTGGAATCGCTGCACATTCTGGCCAACAGCTATCTGCGGTCTTCCGTTATCTGGGATTCGCCGTTGGACCGTCATTTGTCATCGTTGTGTCAGGCTATTCCATCCGCCGGTATCCGCTTGGCCAAGGCGTTTAACGAGGCGAGTGTCGGTGATTTCGGCAGTTATCAAACCTTTATCCAAAAGGTGCAGGGCAAGCTGGATAAACGGGCCGGTGAAAACAACGCCGACTCTGTTTTGTTGCAACAGGATATTGGCAAGTTCGTCACGGTCGAAGAAAAACAAAAAAGCGACCAGCAGGGCGCCAAGATCATGGTGGGCCAATATCTGGCCCGTATGAAGGACGTGCAGGCCTATGAAACGGTGCGCCGTTATGGTCTGGAAAGCGTTCTGTGGTTGACCCTGAAGAAATATCAGTGCGAACAGATGAACGTGCCGTTTTCCTATGGTGAGGCCGCCGTGCAGAAGGCGGATGATGCCGCTGGCCGCCCCATCCTGCGCACCTTGTTTACCGCCATCCGCGACAACAATACGCACAAGATTGAAGGGCTGGCGAACACCATTCTGGCCAACCAAGGCGGTCTGACCTTCGATTATCTGGAACGAATCTATGTCGAAGATCTGGCCCGCCGTCGTGAAACTGCTAATATGAACCGACCGAAACCTGACCTTCGTGCCGGATTCTTTAAATATGGCTGATTATACGATCCACCGCGGCGATCTGGCTGCCGGTATCACCTTTGGCGATGTCGTGTCCATCGATTGTGAAATGATGGGCCTGAACCTCAATCGCGACCGCCTGTGCGTGGTGCAGATGTACGATCTGCACAGCGACCACGTCCATATCATCCAATTCCCCGATGCGGTGTATAACGCGCCCAACGTGCGCGCGGTTCTGTCTGATCCGGACCGTCTGTTTCTGGGCCATATGATCCGCCTCGATCTGGGCTGGATTTTGAAATATCTGGGCGTGGCCATCACCAATGTCTATTGCACGCGCACGGCGTCCCGTCTGGGCCAGACCTTTGGCGCATCGCATGATTTCAAGGATCTGGTCAGCAATTTGCTGGGCGAGAAAATTGATAAAAGCGAAACGTCCAGCTATTGGGGGGCGGATACGCTGACCCCGGATCAAATCCGCTATGTCATCAACGATGTGATTTTCCTGCACCGTTTAAAGCATGTTTTGGATGTGTTGCTGGAGCGTGAGGGGCGGATGCCATTAATGCGGGCCGCCATGCAAACCTTGCCTGCCCGGGTGCAGATGGACGTCGCTGGGTGGTGGGGCGATGATATTCTGAGCTTTCCGTTCTAAACAGCGAAGGTCAATAAAAAACCCCGCAATGACTTGCGGGGTTTTAATTTTTTTGTCCTGATGAATTACATGTCCAGCGTCATCGCGATCGGGCGGTTCTGGCGGAACAGGTACCCGTAATCACCACTCAACAGATCATGGATCTTGGTCGGGCCTTCGTTATCGTTGCTGGCGTTCAGACGGAAGGCGCTCTGGATCTTGGAGCCTTTCTTGTGCCCGGTGCGGGTGTTCAGCACGCTTTCCAGGTTCGGCAATTCACGATCCAGCGCCTTGAACCCACGTTCGGCCTTGCTGTCATTGTTGATGACAACGCGGTTGTTTGTGGCCTCCAGAATAGCTTTCTTTACGGCGGCCATGGCGATGTTTGTTTCATGCTTGTTCAGCGGGGACGAAACGTAGTTTTTCGCTTCCGGATTGCTGTCATAGTCGCAGGGCTTGAACAGGGTTTCGCACTCGATCTCCAGATCATGGTGGAAGACCAGCGGTGCGCCCTTGCGGCCCGGAATGTCCAAAACGAAAGCCACATCATCCAGCAGCAATTCACCAACGAAGCGGCGACCTTTCAGGCCGGTCACTTCTTCCGGGATTTCCACGACATAACGGGTGCGGATGCAATCAATGCGGAAATATTCGCGCAGATCACGGACGCTGATACCCTTCAGGGCGGCATGGATTTCGGGGAATTGGTCTTTGGGGTATTTTGCGCGGAGCGGCTTCAGGTCGGAATGTTCAAAATCGGCGATGCGGGCTTCAAATTCGCCACGGCGGACGGCGCCGCTTTCATCTTTTGTCTTACCGAGTTTGACGCAAATATCGGCTTCGGAAACTGTTTTCAGATCGCGGTTCTCGCACTCGCCACGGACGCGGAGGGTGACCCCTTTGTCATACATGCGGCGGTCGGGGGTGTCGAGCTGACGAGTCAGGAGACTCTTGCCGGGGCGTTCCAGCTTGATCCAGCCTTTTTCGCGGAAATATTGGTCGATTTGAGAGAAGGCGGATCGGTCAACGCCCGTGTCCTTTTCAGCGGACGGCGGGACCAGGAACTTGATTTCGACCTCACACACTTTGCGTGCCAGATCATTGAACGTTTGCTTTACGTTCGGGGAAGTATCCACCCCGTCGGTAAGGTCTAAATGATGGTTTTTCATCATTGCTCCTAAAGAGAAAGGCCTCACAGTTGTCGTGTTATAAGGGCTAGGGGGCTTCGGAGTCAATAAAATATTATGGCAATCTAATGTAATTTTTCGGCATTCTGTCCAAACCCCCTCGCCATCCCCTTGTTTTGCGCGTA
The window above is part of the Micavibrio aeruginosavorus ARL-13 genome. Proteins encoded here:
- the sugE gene encoding quaternary ammonium compound efflux SMR transporter SugE, translating into MAWILLSLAGLFEIGWAIGLKYTQGFTVLVPSVLTLIAMTVSIVLLGLAVRDLPIGTAYAVWTGIGSVGTAILGIILFGDPATALRLACIAMIVAGIVGLKVFSPA
- the odhB gene encoding 2-oxoglutarate dehydrogenase complex dihydrolipoyllysine-residue succinyltransferase — protein: MAQIKVPTLGESVTEATVAQWLKKEGDVVAADEPIVELETDKVTLEVNAPSAGVLVSIGVKSGETVGVGAILGEIANDAGAKPSAPAAAAPAPAATQAAAPAPAKTEEHKLSPAVQKMTADNAINPASVEGTGKDGRITKGDVINHIETARAPNAVTSAVQAAPRAIGPREERVKMTRLRQRIAQRLKEAQNNAAMLTTFNEVDMTAVMELRNLYKDQFEKKHGVKLGFMSFFVKAAVNALKELPAVNAEISGDEIIYKNYYDIGVAVSTPQGLVVPVVRDCEEKSMATIESEIGALGLRARDGKITLEEMTGGTFTITNGGVFGSLMSTPILNPPQSGILGMHKIQQRPMVMPDGSIKARPMMYLALSYDHRIIDGREAVTFLVRIKDALEDPQRLLLDI
- a CDS encoding deaminase codes for the protein MIFKRPQAQTNQPDPFAMMQMAVEVVNSSPHPTNKIAAAVSGIDHNGNPFATAATNFWPEPIQAGLDEGTRIGNSSGTIHAETACLLRAPRTEGGSIYVTDPICPNCAKNIAEAGIKKIFIDHKGFEKDFAERRGDEFQAMSLEICKKAGISVYEVRRKDKILTPILEMPDDFIPENDNPIRVTKFRRKADTGFFTEVIAAERPHYINERFAVVVAEDPTGKGVYVLSARDHITIGYTHDDHPRAAPGGKYNFILEPINRLLMNASRLGLRIMPGYVYSAIVPSPREFVNMVGGGQTQLLIGDITHARDQNGLDALKLLTDHDIVTAVEWK
- a CDS encoding ribonuclease D, whose product is MADYTIHRGDLAAGITFGDVVSIDCEMMGLNLNRDRLCVVQMYDLHSDHVHIIQFPDAVYNAPNVRAVLSDPDRLFLGHMIRLDLGWILKYLGVAITNVYCTRTASRLGQTFGASHDFKDLVSNLLGEKIDKSETSSYWGADTLTPDQIRYVINDVIFLHRLKHVLDVLLEREGRMPLMRAAMQTLPARVQMDVAGWWGDDILSFPF
- a CDS encoding CYTH domain-containing protein, whose product is MMKNHHLDLTDGVDTSPNVKQTFNDLARKVCEVEIKFLVPPSAEKDTGVDRSAFSQIDQYFREKGWIKLERPGKSLLTRQLDTPDRRMYDKGVTLRVRGECENRDLKTVSEADICVKLGKTKDESGAVRRGEFEARIADFEHSDLKPLRAKYPKDQFPEIHAALKGISVRDLREYFRIDCIRTRYVVEIPEEVTGLKGRRFVGELLLDDVAFVLDIPGRKGAPLVFHHDLEIECETLFKPCDYDSNPEAKNYVSSPLNKHETNIAMAAVKKAILEATNNRVVINNDSKAERGFKALDRELPNLESVLNTRTGHKKGSKIQSAFRLNASNDNEGPTKIHDLLSGDYGYLFRQNRPIAMTLDM